One genomic region from Fictibacillus marinisediminis encodes:
- a CDS encoding D-alanyl-D-alanine carboxypeptidase family protein has protein sequence MKKIFQTIMSLCLLSGILAPTVPVHASTSEAPKVKSQSAILIDQKTGNVLYNKKDSKKMYPASITKIVTAILAIESGKMDEMVTISKNATLTDGTRVYLSEGEQLPLKKLVEGMIVNSGNDAAVAIAEYLAGDVPSFADKMNEFAKKAGATHTHFVTPNGLFNPDHYTTAEDMAKITQVAMKNKEFQRIVSIKDLPWHVKGWNTTLVNHHRLLWDYPGTTGVKNGYVSQAKHTLVTSVSRNGMDFIAVVLKAPTAKASYRDTISLFEYGFNHFQRQKLSKGTMIEDSAGKEHALKKDLEFTLPMGENYTKNVSSNGELTVQDSKGNELAAVQLFHPSPKKAASKMASSTAEKVKEITPLQLTTRTAVFFYSLFLLLVSCMVIVRMKKKKRKEQRMKRLAKNYTFIK, from the coding sequence ATGAAGAAAATTTTTCAAACCATCATGTCCTTATGTTTATTATCTGGAATTCTGGCACCAACTGTACCGGTGCACGCCAGCACAAGTGAAGCACCGAAAGTAAAAAGCCAGAGTGCCATCCTGATTGATCAGAAAACCGGGAACGTTCTTTATAATAAAAAGGACAGCAAGAAGATGTATCCTGCAAGTATCACTAAAATTGTAACGGCAATCCTTGCCATCGAGTCCGGTAAAATGGATGAAATGGTAACCATCAGTAAAAACGCGACCCTGACAGACGGAACAAGGGTCTATTTATCTGAGGGAGAACAGCTTCCTTTAAAGAAGCTTGTTGAGGGAATGATCGTGAACTCGGGAAATGACGCAGCTGTAGCAATTGCGGAATATCTTGCAGGAGATGTGCCTTCATTTGCCGATAAAATGAATGAATTTGCGAAAAAGGCAGGAGCCACGCATACCCATTTTGTGACGCCGAACGGATTGTTTAATCCTGATCATTATACAACAGCAGAAGATATGGCCAAGATCACTCAAGTCGCCATGAAAAATAAAGAATTCCAAAGAATTGTGAGTATAAAAGATCTCCCTTGGCACGTAAAGGGCTGGAATACAACCCTTGTGAATCATCATCGTCTGCTCTGGGACTACCCGGGCACGACAGGGGTCAAAAACGGCTATGTCAGTCAGGCGAAACACACGCTTGTTACCTCGGTGTCCAGAAATGGAATGGATTTTATTGCGGTGGTCTTAAAAGCTCCGACGGCTAAGGCGTCTTACAGAGATACCATTTCACTTTTCGAATACGGGTTTAACCATTTTCAGAGGCAGAAACTTTCCAAAGGAACCATGATTGAGGATTCTGCCGGAAAAGAACATGCTTTGAAAAAGGACCTTGAATTTACACTCCCTATGGGGGAGAATTATACGAAGAATGTTTCTTCAAACGGGGAATTAACGGTGCAGGACAGCAAAGGAAATGAGCTGGCCGCAGTTCAGCTGTTTCATCCAAGCCCCAAAAAAGCAGCCAGCAAAATGGCTTCAAGCACGGCAGAAAAGGTAAAAGAAATAACGCCGCTGCAGTTAACCACAAGGACGGCAGTCTTCTTCTACAGCCTGTTTCTGCTGCTTGTCTCCTGCATGGTGATCGTCCGCATGAAAAAGAAAAAGAGAAAAGAACAGCGGATGAAAAGGCTGGCGAAGAACTATACGTTTATTAAATAA
- a CDS encoding antibiotic biosynthesis monooxygenase family protein — MYIVHSTFAVPEQKAGEVINIYKNRSRLVDKAKGFKDFLLLQNEKRPGEITVQLTFETKEHYLEWVRSTQFKEIHDMEKKYPDQELAAIVPTVRQYKVVAT; from the coding sequence TTGTATATTGTCCATTCAACTTTTGCCGTCCCGGAACAAAAGGCGGGAGAAGTAATCAACATATATAAAAACAGATCGCGTCTAGTAGACAAAGCAAAAGGATTTAAGGATTTTCTGCTGCTTCAAAACGAAAAACGCCCAGGGGAAATTACGGTTCAGTTAACGTTTGAGACCAAAGAACATTATCTGGAATGGGTAAGAAGCACGCAGTTCAAAGAAATTCACGATATGGAGAAAAAATACCCTGATCAGGAGCTTGCAGCAATCGTTCCTACTGTCAGACAATATAAGGTGGTTGCCACATGA
- a CDS encoding cobalamin B12-binding domain-containing protein, with translation MQHQLPQQFAEYLLAGDQQNAIQLLRVTAKDTARYQLYYELLTPAMRYIGELWERNEITVAEEHLATAVCDFVLAQYHYTPDRQKLLNQHGHNHKAMFSCLEGEQHALGLKMVSSLFEEDGWHSRYMGADLPLEYTVHTAEKWLPDVIGLSVSIAYNLPNLKRYVEALESLNYGPTVVIGGRLAEKYDLRPYCSDKTVIIKDVAELQNWLEVYSAGEKQNVRY, from the coding sequence GTGCAACACCAGTTACCGCAGCAATTCGCTGAGTATCTTTTAGCAGGTGATCAGCAGAATGCGATCCAGCTTTTGCGTGTGACCGCTAAGGACACTGCGAGGTATCAGCTGTATTATGAACTGTTGACTCCTGCTATGCGCTATATCGGAGAATTATGGGAACGAAACGAAATTACTGTTGCTGAGGAACATCTGGCCACCGCCGTTTGTGATTTTGTGCTGGCGCAATACCATTACACTCCAGACCGGCAGAAGCTCTTAAACCAGCACGGCCATAATCATAAAGCTATGTTTTCCTGCCTTGAAGGAGAGCAGCATGCCCTTGGGCTTAAAATGGTATCCTCCCTGTTTGAGGAAGACGGATGGCACTCGAGGTATATGGGAGCGGATCTTCCATTGGAATATACAGTTCACACAGCAGAAAAATGGCTTCCGGATGTTATTGGCCTATCGGTTTCCATCGCATATAATCTGCCAAACTTAAAAAGGTATGTGGAAGCTCTGGAGAGTTTAAATTACGGCCCTACTGTCGTAATCGGCGGCCGCTTGGCAGAAAAGTATGACCTCAGGCCGTATTGTTCAGACAAGACCGTTATTATAAAGGATGTCGCTGAGCTTCAAAACTGGCTGGAAGTGTATAGTGCAGGAGAGAAGCAGAATGTCCGTTATTGA
- a CDS encoding STAS domain-containing protein, with protein MSVIDYVLPVPYIKINNDFEIINYSKEAENIFQFSSNLSSIVDEENVAKLKNFLKTSDNSKPVEISLRTKTRPLELFDLYVSWDHYLNGHVVCIKKDQNNKFLEDMVLNLQNRLSSTDFELFEKKEELEKAFMEIDKLSGPFITLSAEVALIPMFGDITPRKINAIKENTLKSAYKHDLDTMLFDFTGVGSITREGLQEMESLFTALSYMGGIEAVIVGVKPEHAKQMNALNADEEFSFLSTLQEAMRKYL; from the coding sequence ATGTCCGTTATTGATTATGTGTTACCCGTTCCATATATTAAAATCAACAATGACTTTGAAATTATAAATTACTCTAAGGAAGCGGAAAATATTTTTCAATTCAGCAGTAATTTATCTTCCATTGTAGATGAAGAAAATGTAGCCAAGCTGAAAAACTTTTTGAAGACATCTGATAACAGCAAGCCGGTGGAGATCAGTTTGAGAACGAAAACCCGCCCTCTCGAACTATTTGACCTTTACGTGTCGTGGGATCATTATCTCAACGGGCATGTAGTTTGCATAAAAAAGGATCAGAACAATAAATTTCTTGAAGACATGGTATTAAACCTTCAGAACCGACTTTCAAGCACGGACTTTGAGCTGTTTGAAAAAAAGGAAGAACTTGAAAAGGCGTTTATGGAGATTGACAAGCTCTCAGGCCCTTTTATTACATTGTCCGCTGAGGTTGCTTTAATCCCCATGTTCGGTGATATTACGCCCCGGAAAATAAATGCCATTAAAGAAAATACGCTGAAAAGCGCGTATAAGCATGACCTGGATACGATGCTGTTCGATTTTACCGGTGTAGGCTCTATTACACGTGAAGGGCTGCAGGAGATGGAAAGCTTGTTCACTGCCTTATCCTATATGGGCGGGATTGAAGCAGTCATCGTCGGAGTAAAGCCTGAACATGCGAAACAAATGAACGCGCTGAATGCAGATGAGGAATTTTCCTTTTTATCGACGCTGCAGGAGGCCATGAGAAAGTACCTATAA
- a CDS encoding rhomboid family intramembrane serine protease has product MFVREENFKTFIRLYPVISILTALHLIVFLLLNIGPQADFLYYYFAGSNYYISQGEYWRLVTPIITHVSLTHVLFNSFSLVIFGPALERILGKGKFLIGYFGAGIIADIATYFILPLNFAHIGASGAIFGLFGIYLYLMYARKEYLAGAGNKQILLVVLVFSLITTFTTEGINIYGHLFGLIAGAALAPVLMAFVPRQKFR; this is encoded by the coding sequence TTGTTTGTAAGGGAGGAAAATTTCAAGACTTTTATCAGGCTTTACCCTGTCATTTCGATCCTGACAGCTCTTCATTTGATCGTTTTTCTCCTGCTTAATATTGGACCGCAGGCGGACTTTCTTTACTATTATTTTGCCGGCTCTAACTATTACATCTCCCAGGGAGAATATTGGCGGCTCGTCACACCGATCATTACACATGTCAGCCTTACGCACGTGCTCTTCAATTCATTTTCACTCGTTATTTTCGGGCCTGCCCTTGAGAGAATTCTTGGCAAAGGCAAATTTCTGATCGGATATTTTGGCGCCGGCATTATTGCAGATATCGCAACCTATTTTATTCTTCCCCTTAACTTTGCCCATATCGGAGCATCAGGTGCTATTTTTGGGCTGTTCGGCATCTATCTTTATTTGATGTATGCACGCAAAGAATATTTAGCAGGGGCAGGCAACAAACAGATATTGCTTGTCGTTCTGGTCTTCAGCTTAATCACCACGTTTACCACCGAAGGAATTAATATTTACGGCCATTTATTCGGGCTCATTGCCGGCGCTGCCCTGGCACCCGTCTTAATGGCGTTTGTGCCAAGGCAGAAATTCCGGTAA
- the acpS gene encoding holo-ACP synthase → MIIGTGIDIVEIARIEEVCQKQVRFPDRILTEKELEAYGVLKGRRQAEFLAGRFAAKEAYAKAVGTGIGKHLSWQDIEITKNDNGKPVIFGGTDKIAHLSISHSKEFAVAQVVLEAAPE, encoded by the coding sequence ATGATTATTGGCACAGGAATTGACATTGTGGAGATTGCAAGGATAGAAGAGGTCTGCCAGAAGCAAGTTCGTTTTCCCGATCGGATCCTCACTGAAAAAGAGCTTGAGGCGTACGGCGTTTTAAAGGGAAGACGGCAGGCTGAATTTCTTGCGGGGCGTTTTGCTGCCAAGGAAGCCTATGCAAAGGCAGTGGGAACGGGAATCGGGAAGCATCTGTCTTGGCAGGATATCGAGATTACGAAAAATGATAACGGGAAGCCTGTCATATTCGGCGGAACGGATAAGATCGCCCATCTCTCCATTTCACATTCCAAAGAATTTGCTGTGGCGCAAGTCGTGCTGGAAGCTGCTCCGGAATAA
- a CDS encoding LolA family protein, which yields MKKTLSITLMAFLFIFGLAGCGAKSQEDVVTSLDRKMEEMTGYKADAVMTLNTGEKPIQYQLEVWHKKPNFYRVNLKNAKKDQSQMILRNKEGVFVLTPALNKSFRFQSDWPENNSQVYLFESLAADILNDTDRGFKAKENSYVFHTKTNYQNKNLYQQEITLNKDLAPKSVRVMDKDAKELVKLQFSNVKFDAKFDKGAFDMETNMTGAQLELPAMSQKSNQKAMEVLYPKYSGPGNIELTNEKEVSVDDGKQVVLSFSDENNKKTFTLIERKNEAVQTTAGKPERLTMPGGEPVDLGYTVGAMNDKSISWTYKGVDFFLASNSLDQEELMAIARSVSAQGSK from the coding sequence ATGAAGAAGACACTGTCAATAACCTTGATGGCGTTTCTATTCATATTCGGATTGGCGGGCTGCGGAGCGAAAAGCCAGGAAGATGTAGTAACGTCGCTGGATAGGAAGATGGAGGAAATGACGGGATACAAAGCAGATGCCGTCATGACACTGAATACGGGCGAGAAACCAATTCAGTATCAGCTGGAAGTGTGGCATAAGAAACCAAACTTCTATCGTGTGAATCTAAAAAACGCCAAGAAGGATCAAAGCCAGATGATCCTAAGGAATAAAGAAGGTGTTTTTGTTTTAACGCCTGCTCTCAATAAAAGCTTCAGATTCCAAAGCGACTGGCCGGAAAATAACAGTCAGGTCTATTTGTTCGAGTCTCTGGCAGCAGACATACTGAATGATACGGACCGAGGATTTAAAGCGAAGGAGAATTCGTATGTTTTCCATACAAAAACCAACTATCAAAATAAAAACCTGTACCAGCAGGAGATAACGCTGAATAAAGATCTGGCTCCGAAATCAGTAAGAGTTATGGATAAGGATGCAAAGGAACTGGTGAAGCTGCAATTCTCCAATGTGAAGTTCGATGCTAAATTTGATAAGGGCGCTTTTGACATGGAGACCAACATGACAGGAGCACAGCTTGAACTGCCGGCGATGAGCCAGAAAAGTAACCAAAAGGCAATGGAAGTATTGTATCCGAAGTACAGCGGGCCTGGGAATATCGAATTGACCAATGAAAAGGAAGTTAGCGTGGATGACGGCAAACAAGTTGTTCTCAGTTTCTCGGATGAAAATAATAAAAAAACATTTACATTGATTGAAAGAAAAAATGAAGCCGTTCAGACAACTGCCGGAAAACCAGAAAGGCTGACCATGCCTGGCGGAGAACCCGTTGATCTGGGCTATACCGTTGGAGCGATGAATGATAAGTCGATTTCATGGACGTATAAGGGAGTGGATTTTTTCCTTGCATCCAATTCGCTTGATCAGGAGGAACTGATGGCCATTGCGCGTTCGGTTTCCGCTCAAGGCTCAAAATAA
- the alr gene encoding alanine racemase produces the protein MGRISLDTREFYRDTWAEVDLSSIEENIRSFRGLLPDRTEIMAVVKADGYGHGALPVAKTALEAGAAYLAVALLDEALSLRKQGIQAPILVLGRTRPEDAALAAENDISLTVFQADWVDEASVHLKGEKRVSLHLKIDTGMGRIGTREAEETKNLALKIEEVPQFCLEGVFTHFATADELESDLVDKQFERFARSLEWIRETGAAPLFIHCGNSAASLRFPDKVFNIARIGISMYGLAPSEEVKSVLPIPLKEAFSLHTRLVHVKKVQRGDTVSYGATYTAKEEEWIGTLPIGYADGWMRRYAEKGHALAGGRKVPFAGRICMDQCMVRLPHEMKVGDLVTLIGCQGDEKISIDDLAAQIGTINYEIPCLITSRVPRVYKK, from the coding sequence ATGGGACGGATAAGTTTGGATACTCGGGAGTTTTACAGAGACACTTGGGCAGAGGTTGATTTGTCCAGCATCGAAGAGAATATTCGCTCATTCCGCGGCCTGCTTCCAGACCGAACGGAAATTATGGCCGTAGTGAAAGCGGATGGATACGGACACGGAGCGCTGCCTGTCGCAAAAACGGCACTTGAAGCAGGGGCAGCCTATCTTGCAGTCGCATTATTGGATGAAGCACTGTCTCTTCGAAAACAAGGGATACAGGCACCAATTCTTGTACTGGGCCGGACCAGGCCGGAAGATGCGGCACTTGCAGCGGAAAACGATATTTCACTTACCGTTTTTCAAGCGGACTGGGTCGATGAGGCTTCAGTTCATCTTAAAGGAGAGAAGAGGGTCAGCCTCCACCTTAAAATTGACACAGGTATGGGACGGATTGGAACGAGAGAAGCAGAGGAAACCAAGAATCTTGCCTTGAAAATAGAGGAGGTTCCCCAATTTTGCCTGGAGGGCGTGTTTACCCACTTTGCAACGGCAGATGAACTGGAATCTGATCTGGTGGACAAACAATTTGAAAGGTTTGCGCGAAGTTTGGAATGGATCCGTGAAACGGGTGCAGCACCGCTCTTTATCCATTGCGGAAACAGTGCGGCCTCTCTAAGGTTCCCTGACAAAGTCTTTAATATTGCAAGAATCGGAATCTCGATGTACGGACTCGCTCCTTCAGAGGAAGTGAAGAGCGTACTTCCTATTCCGTTAAAAGAAGCCTTTTCCCTGCATACCCGGCTTGTTCATGTGAAAAAAGTTCAACGGGGAGATACGGTAAGCTATGGCGCCACCTATACCGCCAAGGAGGAAGAGTGGATCGGCACGCTTCCGATCGGCTATGCCGATGGCTGGATGAGACGCTATGCTGAAAAAGGTCACGCACTGGCCGGGGGCAGGAAAGTTCCGTTCGCAGGAAGGATCTGTATGGACCAATGCATGGTCCGCCTTCCCCATGAGATGAAGGTCGGTGATCTTGTTACGTTAATCGGCTGCCAGGGGGACGAAAAGATCTCTATTGATGATCTTGCCGCTCAAATCGGTACGATAAACTACGAAATTCCGTGTTTAATTACATCTCGTGTCCCCCGTGTTTACAAAAAGTAA
- a CDS encoding CopG family ribbon-helix-helix protein, whose protein sequence is MSELANTKRIVISLPQQIINEVDRMIKNENLDRSEFIHQATKMYIREKKKRHIRESMRQGYMEMAKINLNIASEAFLLEEEAEITLDRLVSGV, encoded by the coding sequence GTGTCCGAATTGGCTAACACAAAGAGGATCGTAATTAGTCTTCCTCAACAGATTATCAATGAGGTAGACCGGATGATTAAGAATGAGAATTTGGACCGCAGCGAATTTATACATCAGGCGACTAAGATGTATATCCGCGAGAAGAAGAAACGTCACATTCGTGAATCTATGAGACAGGGTTATATGGAAATGGCAAAAATCAATTTGAACATTGCATCAGAAGCCTTTCTTTTAGAGGAGGAAGCTGAAATTACCTTAGACCGCTTAGTTAGCGGGGTGTAG
- the ndoA gene encoding type II toxin-antitoxin system endoribonuclease NdoA yields MIVKRGDVYFADLSPVVGSEQGGIRPVLIIQNDIGNRFSPTVIVAAITAQIQKAKLPTHVEINAKKYGFERDSVILLEQIRTIDKQRLTDKITHLDDEMMRRVDEALQISLGLIDF; encoded by the coding sequence TTGATCGTAAAACGCGGAGACGTTTACTTTGCAGACCTTTCCCCTGTTGTTGGATCGGAACAAGGGGGAATCAGACCGGTTTTGATTATTCAAAATGATATCGGTAACCGATTTAGTCCTACTGTTATTGTCGCAGCCATAACCGCTCAAATCCAAAAGGCAAAACTGCCGACGCATGTTGAGATCAATGCGAAGAAGTATGGATTCGAACGGGATTCTGTTATCTTGCTGGAGCAAATACGTACGATTGATAAACAAAGGCTGACCGACAAAATCACGCATCTTGATGATGAGATGATGCGTCGCGTTGATGAAGCGTTGCAAATCAGTCTCGGTCTTATAGACTTTTAA
- a CDS encoding STAS domain-containing protein: MNAAIIDIILSKRNEIDELWSRELNAFKSETSVMTPHMYNQLNKEFLSLLIHHISQGDISADGTLERFFDKVLRTNMPLEYLTQGLQTFRRIVLEIIIEEDIQKDTAIDIYREVDRWMDPILNSVVQNSSQIWERTVSIQKSALLELSAPLIPVFQHISVMPLIGTIDTERAKLIMENLLEGVIQYRSQVVLIDITGVPVVDTMVAHHIIQAADAVRLLGSTCILVGIRPEIAQTIVSLGIDLSLFPTKSTLQKGMERALEITNQQIVKDK, encoded by the coding sequence ATGAACGCGGCCATCATCGATATTATCTTAAGTAAACGCAACGAAATAGATGAGCTTTGGTCCAGGGAGCTTAATGCTTTCAAAAGTGAGACAAGCGTTATGACACCCCACATGTACAATCAGCTGAACAAGGAATTTTTATCATTGCTGATTCACCATATCAGCCAGGGTGATATTTCAGCTGATGGGACATTGGAACGTTTTTTCGATAAAGTATTGCGGACGAACATGCCGCTTGAATATTTAACACAAGGTCTTCAGACGTTTCGAAGGATTGTTTTGGAGATTATTATTGAGGAAGATATTCAAAAGGATACAGCAATAGATATCTACAGGGAAGTAGACCGCTGGATGGATCCTATTTTAAATTCAGTAGTTCAAAATTCTTCTCAGATTTGGGAACGTACCGTTTCTATTCAAAAGTCAGCGTTGCTTGAATTATCAGCACCGCTTATTCCGGTATTTCAGCATATTAGTGTTATGCCGCTGATTGGAACCATCGATACAGAACGCGCAAAGCTGATTATGGAGAACCTGCTCGAGGGAGTGATTCAATACCGTTCTCAAGTCGTTCTTATTGATATTACAGGTGTTCCCGTTGTCGATACAATGGTTGCTCACCATATAATCCAGGCTGCTGATGCAGTCAGGCTGCTTGGCTCCACTTGTATTCTGGTCGGAATCAGGCCGGAAATCGCCCAGACCATTGTTAGTCTTGGCATTGATTTAAGCCTTTTTCCTACAAAAAGCACACTGCAAAAAGGGATGGAAAGAGCTCTGGAAATTACAAACCAACAAATCGTTAAGGATAAATAG
- a CDS encoding STAS domain-containing protein — MRIPILKLHEYLLITIQVELDDQTALQFQEDLLNKIHDTGAKGVVIDLTSVDMIDSFIAKVLGDVVRMSKLMGAQVVLTGIQPAVAITLIDLGISMREVPTALDLEQGLDKLRLELEG, encoded by the coding sequence ATGAGGATTCCTATTTTGAAACTGCATGAGTATCTTCTTATTACGATTCAAGTAGAGCTCGACGATCAGACAGCTCTGCAGTTTCAAGAAGATCTGCTTAATAAGATTCATGACACCGGCGCCAAAGGTGTGGTAATTGACCTGACATCCGTAGATATGATCGACTCCTTCATCGCCAAAGTATTAGGTGATGTCGTCCGTATGTCAAAACTGATGGGAGCACAAGTTGTTTTGACTGGTATTCAGCCTGCAGTTGCAATTACACTGATTGATTTAGGGATTTCAATGAGAGAGGTTCCGACGGCGCTTGATCTTGAACAAGGGCTTGATAAATTGCGACTGGAACTGGAGGGATGA
- a CDS encoding anti-sigma regulatory factor: MDIQSCVEVCNEWDIVSARQLGRNMAKELGFGNVDQARITTAISELARNIYLYAGSGKICLEPVEQMGRKGLRIIAVDNGPGIRDIRKVMQDGYTTSGGLGAGLPGVKRLMDEFSIDSTLDSGTEILATKWLR; the protein is encoded by the coding sequence ATGGACATCCAATCCTGTGTAGAAGTTTGCAATGAATGGGATATCGTCAGTGCCCGGCAGTTAGGCAGAAACATGGCAAAAGAACTGGGGTTCGGCAATGTGGATCAGGCGCGGATTACAACCGCCATTTCTGAGTTGGCACGTAACATCTACTTGTATGCCGGCAGCGGAAAAATTTGTCTGGAGCCGGTTGAACAAATGGGCAGGAAAGGACTCCGGATCATCGCCGTTGATAACGGTCCTGGGATTCGGGATATCCGAAAGGTTATGCAAGATGGATACACGACTTCTGGAGGACTAGGGGCGGGGCTGCCTGGAGTCAAGCGTTTAATGGACGAGTTTTCCATTGATTCAACGCTGGACAGCGGGACAGAGATCCTTGCTACGAAGTGGCTTCGTTAG
- a CDS encoding PP2C family protein-serine/threonine phosphatase produces the protein MNEREMIIDRYKDLLTTYLKGKSETALYKGQQFSRKLIEQQISPEDVISHHVNVLNELFPDMTDGMKDSFDFLLEVMIGYGFAYREHQSLRTRQRQLETEIEVAASMQQTLLISDVPEVDSLDIGVISVPAKKMNGDYFNFVKDDKSISVAVADIIGKGIPAALCMSMIKYAMDSLPEQRMQPNLLLENLNRVVEQNVHPNMFITMLYGLYDTDVHKFYFAGAGHEPGFFYKAESDEFEDMFAKGLVLGVSRTTKYMEYEKQLDPGDMIILLSDGVTECRTSKGFIERDEIVSLIRENMHKPAQEIVDCVFTELERLQEFELRDDFTLIILKRMV, from the coding sequence ATGAACGAAAGAGAAATGATTATAGATCGATATAAAGACTTGCTGACTACCTATCTTAAAGGCAAAAGCGAGACCGCCCTATATAAAGGGCAGCAATTCAGCAGGAAGCTGATTGAGCAGCAGATCTCTCCCGAAGATGTGATCAGCCATCACGTTAACGTGCTGAATGAGCTTTTTCCCGACATGACGGATGGAATGAAGGACTCTTTTGATTTTCTTCTGGAAGTCATGATCGGGTATGGGTTTGCTTACCGTGAGCATCAGAGCTTAAGGACACGGCAGCGCCAGCTTGAAACTGAAATTGAAGTCGCTGCGAGCATGCAGCAGACACTTCTGATCAGTGATGTGCCAGAGGTGGATTCTCTGGATATTGGAGTGATCAGTGTTCCGGCCAAGAAGATGAACGGAGATTACTTTAATTTTGTAAAAGACGATAAATCAATCAGCGTAGCAGTTGCTGATATCATCGGCAAGGGCATACCGGCTGCGCTATGTATGTCCATGATTAAATATGCCATGGACAGCTTGCCTGAACAGCGTATGCAGCCTAATCTCCTGCTTGAAAATTTAAATAGAGTCGTTGAACAGAATGTGCATCCGAACATGTTTATTACTATGCTTTATGGGCTGTATGACACAGATGTCCATAAGTTTTATTTTGCCGGTGCAGGACATGAGCCCGGTTTTTTTTATAAAGCGGAAAGCGACGAGTTTGAAGACATGTTTGCCAAGGGTCTCGTTTTGGGTGTTTCCCGAACAACCAAATATATGGAATATGAAAAACAGCTCGATCCGGGTGATATGATTATTCTTCTTTCCGATGGCGTGACCGAGTGCCGGACTAGCAAAGGGTTCATCGAAAGAGATGAGATTGTTTCTCTGATCCGTGAGAATATGCATAAACCGGCTCAGGAAATTGTCGATTGTGTGTTTACAGAGCTTGAGAGACTTCAGGAATTTGAACTAAGAGATGACTTTACACTTATTATTCTAAAAAGAATGGTTTAA
- a CDS encoding STAS domain-containing protein codes for MNLQIKHEETNGVHYLILAGEVDAYTAPKLKEVLVPLTEEKNVQIMIDLQHIDYMDSTGLGIFVGALKSTKKNDSSLKLRGMTERVKRLFEITGLTEVMDIDNEVKGEAR; via the coding sequence ATGAATCTGCAAATTAAACATGAAGAAACTAATGGAGTTCACTATTTAATATTAGCTGGAGAAGTAGACGCATACACTGCACCAAAACTTAAGGAAGTGCTGGTTCCTCTTACAGAGGAGAAAAATGTACAAATCATGATTGATCTTCAGCACATTGATTATATGGACAGTACAGGCCTTGGAATTTTTGTCGGAGCTTTGAAGTCAACCAAGAAGAATGACAGTTCGCTGAAGCTTCGCGGAATGACCGAAAGAGTTAAACGATTGTTTGAAATTACCGGCCTGACTGAGGTAATGGATATAGACAATGAGGTAAAGGGGGAGGCCAGATGA
- the rsbW gene encoding anti-sigma B factor RsbW — MNKASDFIEMTVPAKPDYVGVVRLTISGIANRMGFVFDEIEDIKIAVSEACTNAVNHAYTETEKGQIRIGCGVYEDRLEIMVVDHGKSFDYDDMNESLGPVEGKSVEQLNEGGLGLFLIESLMDKVEISGEAGVIVMMTKYLHRDEVEENVDRTSPAPTQ; from the coding sequence ATGAATAAAGCCTCTGATTTTATCGAAATGACAGTACCTGCCAAACCCGACTATGTCGGTGTGGTGCGTCTGACGATATCTGGTATCGCCAACCGGATGGGTTTTGTTTTTGACGAAATTGAAGATATCAAAATTGCCGTTTCGGAAGCCTGTACGAATGCAGTTAATCATGCATACACAGAAACGGAAAAAGGACAAATCCGGATTGGCTGTGGCGTATATGAAGACCGGCTCGAAATTATGGTTGTAGACCATGGCAAGAGCTTTGATTATGATGATATGAACGAATCACTCGGACCTGTAGAAGGGAAATCCGTGGAACAATTGAATGAAGGAGGTCTGGGCCTCTTCCTAATTGAATCATTGATGGATAAAGTGGAAATTAGCGGTGAAGCGGGTGTGATCGTAATGATGACGAAGTATCTTCACAGAGATGAGGTGGAGGAAAATGTCGACAGGACCTCACCAGCACCTACGCAATAA